A single window of Montipora capricornis isolate CH-2021 chromosome 14, ASM3666992v2, whole genome shotgun sequence DNA harbors:
- the LOC138031407 gene encoding craniofacial development protein 2-like gives MDTVNDSYGYHDTTYGVTDAPQRTTVAENKRRPCKTAKEAQRNHPLILGTWNVRTTNDNVDSARPERATAIICRELEKAHIDICALSEVRRPGSGNVIERSHTIFWSGGEKKEVGVGFAINNKLVAQGMNPNPINDRLMTLRIQLRSGVHLTLISAYAPTMQRTQEEKEQFYEKLGDCLDMAKNDNTIILGDFNARFGKDWKLWPSVIGKHGVGKMNSNVIMLLEFCTRFQLSNMGTMFQLKNRLKSTWQHLRSKHWHQLDHVIANKEAKQHITVTKVNLTADCFTDHKLLVCKCRFSIKPKKKGAKPPKKLNTNVNRERKEKLERNTT, from the coding sequence ATGGATACAGTGAATGATAGTTATGGATATCATGATACCACATACGGGGTAACTGATGCACCACAACGTACGACAGTGGCGGAAAATAAGCGAAGACCGTGCAAGACAGCAAAAGAAGCTCAAAGAAATCATCCTTTAATTCTCGGTACATGGAATGTACGAACAACTAATGATAATGTGGACTCTGCAAGACCTGAACGTGCAACAGCCATCATCTGCAGGGAACTTGAGAAAGCGCATATAGACATCTGCGCACTGAGTGAAGTTAGGCGACCTGGCTCAGGAAACGTAATCGAGAGAAGCCATACAATATTCTGGAGTGGCGGCGAAAAGAAAGAAGTTGGTGTGGGTTTTGCTATCAATAATAAACTAGTTGCTCAGGGAATGAATCCCAATCCGATTAATGACAGACTCATGACACTAAGGATTCAACTTAGGAGTGGTGTCCACCTAACGCTAATAAGCGCTTATGCACCTACAATGCAACGcacacaagaagaaaaagaacagTTTTATGAAAAGCTTGGAGACTGCCTAGACATGGCAAAAAATGATAACACTATAATCTTGGGTGATTTCAACGCCCGCTTCGGGAAAGACTGGAAACTCTGGCCATCTGTGATTGGGAAACATGGAGTGGGAAAAATGAATTCAAACGTGATTATGCTACTAGAATTCTGTACCAGATTTCAATTATCTAACATGGGTACAATGTTTCAACTGAAAAATCGCCTTAAGAGCACATGGCAGCATTTACGCTCGAAGCACTGGCACCAACTCGATCATGTGATTGCCAACAAAGAAGCTAAACAACATATCACAGTTACTAAGGTAAACTTAACAGCCGACTGCTTTACAGATCACAAGCTGCTTGTTTGCAAATGCCGATTTTCTatcaaaccaaagaaaaaaggTGCTAAACCACCTAAGAAGCTTAATACTAACGTGAAcagggaaagaaaagaaaaacttgaacgAAACACTACCTGA